The genomic stretch CAGCACCCCTGGTTCCAGTCGGCCAAGGCGAGCAAGGAGTCCCCGTACCGGGACTTCTACGTGTGGCGCGAGGACGAGCCGCCGGACACCAGCGACCAGGTGGTCTTCCCCGATGCCGAGGACGGCATCTGGACGCACAGCCCGGAGACCGACACCTGGTACCTGCACCGCTTCTACGCCGAGCAGCCCGACCTCGACGTCACCAACCCCCGGGTCCGGGACGAGATCGCCAAGATCATGGGCTTCTGGCTGGAGCTCGGCCTGTCCGGCTTCCGCGTCGACGCGGTCCCGTTCCTGCTGGAGACCGCCGGGGTGGACGAGGAGTCCGCCCGGCACTTCCCCGACCCGCACGCCTACCTGCGCGCGCTGCGCGCCTTCCTCGGCCGGCGCACCGGCTCCGGGGTGCTGCTGGGGGAGGTCAACCTGCCGTTCGAGCAGCAGGCGGACTTCTTCGGCGGTTCCGACGGCGACGAGCTGACCATGCAGTTCGACTTCAACACCATGCAGCAGATGTACCTCTCGCTGGCCCGCGGCGATGCCGGGCCGCTGGCCGCCTCGCTGGCTGCACGTCCGGAGATCTCCCCGGACAGCCAGTGGGGCACCTTCGTGCGCAACCACGACGAGCTGACCCTGGACAAGCTCGCCGACGACGAACGCGCCGAGGTCTTCGCCGCCTTCGGGCCCGACCCGGACATGCAGGTGTACGACCGCGGCCTGATCCGCCGGCTGCCGCCGATGCTGGCCGGCGACCCGCGGCGGGTGCGGATGGTCTACAGCCTGCTGTTCTCCCTGCCCGGTACGCCGGTGCTGTTCTACGGCGAGGAGATCGGCATGGGGGAGGACCTCTCGGCCGGCAGCCGGCTGTCGGTGCGCACCCCGATGCAGTGGACCAGCGGGGCCACCGGCGGGTTCTCCGACGCCCCGGCCGACCAGCTCACCCGGCCGGTCGTCGACGGCGGCTTCGCACCCGAGTTCGTCAACGTCGCCGGCCAGCGCCGCGACCCGGACTCGCTGCTGTCGTTCATGAAGCTGCTGGTCCGCCGCTACCGGGAGTCCCCGGAGCTGGGCTGGGGCGGGTTCCAGCTGCTGGAGCAGCCGCACGCCGCCGTCCTGGCGCACCTGTGCACCTGGGACGACGGCGCCCTCGTCGCCGTGCACAACCTGGGCGCCGAGCCGCTGACGGTGCCGCTCACCGTGCCCGGCTGCGGCGCCACCCACCGGCTGGAGGACCTGCTCGCCGCGGGCGGTGTGCAGCTGGCCGACGACGGCTCGGTCGAGCTGGCGCTGGAGGGCTACGGGTTCCGCTGGCTGCGGGTGGTCGCGGAGGACAGCCGGCGGCTGCTCTGATCCCGCACGCTGACGCTCAGGTCGTGATGGACCACGGTCGGTCACTCCCCGCCGGGATCCCACCCGCCTCGCCCGCCACACCCGCCCGCCTCCGGCGCTGTGTCGGAGGTGCGACCTACCGTCCGCGCCGAGGTGATCGAACAGATGAGTGACGAGCGAGAGGCCCGCGGTGGGGCGACCGCCCTCGCGGCGGTCCAGGAGAACGCCGAGCCGACGGAGGCGCCGGCTGCCGAGCCGGCGACGGCAGGAGGCCCGCAGGCGACCGGCCCGGTGCCGACGGTCGACGCGCCGCCGGTCCCGGCGCCGGCGCGGGCCGACCAGTCGGCGCCGCCGGAGTCGGAATCGTCCCCGGCTGGGGCGGGGGACGGGACTCCCGCGGGCCCGCCGCACCCGACGACGCCGGTCGACGTCCGACGGCGGCCGCGGCCGCGGTTGCGCCGGCCCGACCCGATGATCCGGATGGGCCCGTGGGCGCCGGTCGCCGGTGCCGGTGTCGGGCTGCTGCTCGGCCTGGTCGTGGTGCTGTTCCTGGCCCCGGCGGTGGACACCTTCGACCAGCGGCTGTCCCTGGTCTTCGTGGTGCTCGGGCTGTCGCTGCTGGGCGCCGGTGGCACGCTGCTCGCCGACGAGGTGCGGCTGCTGCGCCGCGGGGCGCAGGCCGCGGAGGCGCGGGCGGCGAACGTCGGGGTGATCGCCGGCCTGCTCAACGGGCTCACCCCGGCCCGGCTGCTGATCACCGCCAGCGCCTTCGTGCTGCTGCTCAGCGCCTACGTCACCGGCGGCAGCTGACCGTGCGGTTCCCGGCCCCGCGGGGCCGGGAACCGCACCGTCGGGCTGGTGTCCTCAGTGGGCCAGCAGGGCGTCGAGGCGTTCGTAGCCCTCGCGGACGCCGGTCTCCATGCCGCTGGCCAGGAACGCGTCCCGGCCCTCGAACGAGTCGA from Modestobacter roseus encodes the following:
- a CDS encoding alpha-amylase family protein, with product MRITDTSDLWWKNAVVYCLDVETFMDWDGDGVGDLEGLAQRLDHLADLGVTCLWLMPFYPTAGRDDGYDITDYYGVDPRLGTLGDLVEVIRTAKDRGMRVIADLVVNHTSDQHPWFQSAKASKESPYRDFYVWREDEPPDTSDQVVFPDAEDGIWTHSPETDTWYLHRFYAEQPDLDVTNPRVRDEIAKIMGFWLELGLSGFRVDAVPFLLETAGVDEESARHFPDPHAYLRALRAFLGRRTGSGVLLGEVNLPFEQQADFFGGSDGDELTMQFDFNTMQQMYLSLARGDAGPLAASLAARPEISPDSQWGTFVRNHDELTLDKLADDERAEVFAAFGPDPDMQVYDRGLIRRLPPMLAGDPRRVRMVYSLLFSLPGTPVLFYGEEIGMGEDLSAGSRLSVRTPMQWTSGATGGFSDAPADQLTRPVVDGGFAPEFVNVAGQRRDPDSLLSFMKLLVRRYRESPELGWGGFQLLEQPHAAVLAHLCTWDDGALVAVHNLGAEPLTVPLTVPGCGATHRLEDLLAAGGVQLADDGSVELALEGYGFRWLRVVAEDSRRLL